A genomic region of Gemmatimonadota bacterium contains the following coding sequences:
- a CDS encoding PadR family transcriptional regulator, giving the protein MTREALGEFEHLVLLACVHLGRDAYTVGIVQEIEARTGRSVQHSAAYVALRRLEKRGLVRSELGEPTPERGGRAKRFFRVQPEAWSALVASREALLAMWEGIDPTPGAAR; this is encoded by the coding sequence ATGACGCGCGAAGCGCTTGGGGAGTTCGAACACCTGGTCCTGCTCGCGTGCGTCCACCTCGGGCGTGACGCGTACACGGTGGGCATCGTGCAGGAGATCGAGGCGCGGACGGGCCGGTCCGTGCAGCACTCCGCAGCGTACGTCGCGCTGCGCCGCCTGGAAAAGCGCGGCCTGGTGCGCTCCGAGCTGGGGGAGCCCACGCCCGAGCGCGGAGGGCGGGCCAAGCGCTTCTTCCGCGTGCAGCCGGAGGCGTGGAGCGCGTTGGTGGCCTCACGGGAGGCGTTGCTGGCCATGTGGGAGGGCATCGATCCCACGCCGGGAGCCGCCCGGTGA